The genomic DNA ATATTTGCCACCCTTACAAGAAAATAGATTTATGAAGTTATCACATTTTGATTTTGAATTGCCAAATGAATTGTTGGCAGAATACCCATCAGAGCATAGAGACGAATCACGTTTAATGGTAGTACATAGAGATACTCAAAAAATTGAACACAAACAGTTTAAAGATTTAATCGAGTATTTTGACGAAGGTGATGTTATGATGTTAAACAACACCAAGGTATTTCCAGCACGTATGTATGGGAATAAAGAGAAAACGGGTGCGCGTATTGAAGTATTCTTGTTAAGAGAATTGAATGCAGAAAACCGTTTATGGGATGTGTTAGTAGATCCAGCACGTAAAATAAGAATAGGAAATAAATTGTTTTTTGGAGAAGATGAAACGCTAGTAGCAGAAGTAATTGATAATACAACTTCAAGAGGTAGGACATTACGATTTTTATTTGATGGTTCTTATGAAGAATTTAGACAAAAATTATTGGAGCTAGGAGAAACGCCATTGCCAAAATACATCAATAGAGAAGTAGAGCCTGAGGATGATGAACGTTACCAAACTATTTTTGCCAAAAATGAAGGAGCAGTAGCTGCGCCAACAGCAGGGCTTCATTTTTCTAAGCACTTAATGAAACGCTTAGAAATAAAAGGAGTTGATTTTGCAGAAATGACATTACATGTAGGATTAGGTACCTTTAACCCAGTAGAGGTAGAAGACTTATCAAAGCATAAAATGGACTCTGAGCAAATTATTATACCAAAAGAAAGTGCAGGGAGAGTTAATTTGGCAAAACAGCAACGAAAAAAAGTATGTGCAGTAGGAACTACAGTTATGAGAACTGTAGAATCATCGGTTTCAGCAAATCAAGAATTAAATGATTTTGAAGGATGGACTAATAAGTTTATTTTTCCACCATATGATTTTAGTATTGCTAACTGTATGATAACGAATTTTCACACTCCTAAATCAACGTTATTAATGATGACAGCTGCTTTTGGAGGGTATGATCTTATCATGGAAGCATATAAAGAAGCAGTAAAGGAAGGGTATAGATTTTACTCGTATGGAGATGCGATGTTAATCTTATAATTGAAAGATAAATTTTAATTCAAAACCTCACAAGGTGATACTTGTGAGGTTTTGTGTATTTTTGCATCAGATGAAAACAAAAAAGAAAGATATACGCGCATTAACAAAAGATCAACTTCGTGATTTTTTTGTAGAGAATGGAGATAAAGCTTTTCGTGGAAACCAGGTATATGAATGGCTATGGAGCAAAACAGCGCATTCCTTTAAAGATATGACTAATATTTCTTTAAAAACAAGAGAAATGTTAGAAGAGAATTTTGTGATTAATCATATAAAAGTTGATGCCATGCAACGAAGCAAGGATGGTACTGTAAAAAATGCAGTACGCTTGCATGATGGATTGGTAGTAGAGTCGGTTTTAATTCCTACTGAAACAAGAACTACGGCTTGTGTTTCTAGCCAGGTAGGATGTAGTTTAGATTGTAAATTTTGTGCGACAGCACGTTTAAAAAGGATGCGTAATTTAAATCCTGATGAAATCTATGATCAAGTGGCTGCTATCAATCAGGAGAGCTTGCTATATCACAATAGAAAATTAACCAATATTGTATTTATGGGGATGGGAGAACCTCTTATGAATTATAAGAATGTAATTACATCGATAGAAAAAATTACATCTCCAGAAGGTTTAGGGATGTCTCCAAAAAGAATCACTGTTTCAACATCAGGTGTGCCAAAAATGATTCAAAAGATGGCAGATGATGAAGTAAAATTCAATTTAGCAGTTTCTTTACATTCAGCAATTGATGAAGTAAGAACCGCTATCATGCCATTTAATAGTAAGATGAATTTAGAAAGCTTAAAAGAAGCACTGATATATTGGTATGAAAAAACAAAACGTATGGTTACCTATGAATACGTTGTTTGGGATGGTATTAATGATCGAAAAGAAGATATTGAAGCGCTAATTAAGTTTTGTAAATACATACCGTGTAAAGTAAATTTAATAGAGTATAATCCTATTGACGATGGAGCTTTTCAACAAGCTAGTTCAGCAGCTATAAATAATTATATATCTAATTTAGAAATGCACGACATTGTAGTCAATGTGAGACGCTCTAGAGGAAAGGATATAGATGCTGCATGTGGGCAATTAGCAAATAAATCTTAATAAGTAAGAAGCTGGCAGAGCATATTTCTGTCGGTATTGCTATACAAGCTAGCTGTAAAATAGGAATCATTTTGTAATTTAAAATCAATGGACTTTAAGGGGGAATTCATTAATATCCTTGATTTTTTAAAGTCAATATATAATTCAGCAATGAGGTTTGAAGAAAGTGTATTCATGTGTTGTATAGCCATATCTGTTCCAAAGGTTATCTTATTAGGAGTATCCACAATATTGATAGGCAATGAATAAGCAAATTTTAATGTATTTTGATGACTGATATAGTTGTTTCTTTGTAAATAAAGATACAGTTCGTTGTCATTTTGCCCTAACGAGGTGTGAAAATTAGGAACGAAGCGCTGTTTTAGTTGAACTATTTTTTTCTTGTTAAAATCGGCGTCGTACTCATAATTGATGATAGAATCTGTTTTTTGGGCAATGTTGATTATGTTAAAAGAAAGGACACCATCCCATTTGTTAAAAATACTATCTATGCTCATTCCCTTAAGACGTATGCCCTTTTGAAGTTTTATTTTTTGTAGTAAAGAATGTTGTTTATTGAAGCAAGCATAACCAAAAGCGGCACTATTACCAGAGGGTTTTAATAAATTACGAGTGCTTTTTTGAAGTATGTTATCATGGAGAACTCCGTGAATATTGAAATTACCTTTATTAAAATTACCAAAAGCGTAGCTTTTAGAATCATTTGCAAAAAAGAAATCATTTGTTCCTATTTTTAGCAGTTCTTTGAAAAGAGTATTTTCTTCTGTCAAGAAATTTACTGATGTTAAGAAATTGGTAATTGTAGTAAAAATAGCTTTAAAATCTTCTGTACTTGCAGCTATTATAGCTTGATTTTCATGAATACCAATACACCATTGGTTTTTAGTATAAAAGGTAATTTCGTTTTTTATAAGCTTATTAAATTGAATACGTTGTAAAGTTTTTTGTAACTCTTGAGGATTTTTAATAGTAATTTTTTCAGAATACCAAGTGGTATTCCATTGTTGGTTTGTTGAATGAAATAGAATACTACTAGGGATTTTTAGTTGTGCTATAAGCTCTTTGTATAAATTTTCTTTGCTTTTTTTAGTAGTATAGGAAAGAGGATTCTTTAAAAAGTCAATTAAGAAATAAGATTCGATATTTCTGAGGTTAACTCCTATAACAGCATTGCTGTAGTTGGGAATTCTATTCTTTAGAGAAAAAGCTTGTTTATACCTAATGTTATAAATAATAAATGCAGTAATAAATAATAAGCTAAGAATAGCAAAGATATAAGCAAGCTTTTTTTTCATAATAAAAGAGGGAGATGTTATCATTCATGCCACTTACCAATTGAAATTACCGAAATAGCTTTTTTCTTTTTTATATTCTATGATAAAGAAAAAACGCATGCTATTTTAATGGTAATTTCAAATGATAGTTAGCATTACATCATAAAATTTTACATATTGTTTTTGAGTCAAAAACTAAAAATAATTCCAATTGATTTATCGGAAGTTCTAAAATATGAGAAGCGTTATTTTATATCTTCAAATAAATCAAGTAATACTTCTAAAGGATTTTTTGAGCTTTCTTTTAAATTGATTTTTAATTCTGATTTCATACGTTTCCCTTTTACACTTCCAGTAGTAATATAAACCTCCTTAAATGTAGTCATTACCTTTGTAGCTAGCTTAACCTCATAGCTATTACTATTGCTAGGAAGCTTGGCTAAAATACCGTTGATGTCTATATAAGCAACAGAAGAATTTTTGCGTAATAAAGATTGATGTTTTTTTACATTACTAACAAAAGTATCATTAGCAATATCTTTTATCTGTTTTTCAGAATTTGTTACAAAAAAGATACCGTCTTTTGTAGTAAAAAATAAGTCGATAGGTAATTTTTCTTTTAAAGAAGATACTTTAAAATACTTATCATAAGTAGTAGTGGTATTGTGTTTAGCACTTAAAAGGCTTAGTTTAGTAATTAGGTCTTTATTCTCAGTTCCTAGCATAAATAAGAAAGAAGGCCTTAGCTCTTTTTTAGTCTTAACATTTTCCGTTTTCTTAAAATCCTTATCATAATCATAAGTAGTATAATTAACTTCCTCTTCTTTTAAGTCATTTAAAATCAAAACGGCATCTCCAGTAACAAGTTTTCCAATAGCTTCCTCATCTAAAAATAGGTTAATTAAATCAGAGGCGACAGTAGCTTCTTCTTTAATTTTAGGAAATAAGCTGCCATAAGTATTGACAATTATATTAGGGTATTCTTTTAAAAGATTAGAAGTGTTTATAGAAAAGCTAAGATAAGAGAGCGCTTTGTTAGTATCAATATAATTTAAAAAACTTTTATTTAATTTAGAGTTGTATATTTTTCGTAAGCTTTTAGCAAGCGCATTGTTAAAGAAGATTTCAGTACTAAACGTAATATCGTTTTTGTTTACAAAAAGATGCGCAACCATACTCTCTACGGTATATTTGTTTTTAAGAGTGTCTTTATCATTGGCAAGTTTTTTAAGGAGAAATCCCATATTTTTTTTAAGAGCAGAATTAACCAAGTCACTATAACTACGGATCCATAAAGAGGCAATCGCTTTTTTATTAATTGATTTTAAATAACTTGAATTATTTCTGATAGATTTATTTTTCTCATTAAAGCTGTTTAGAGCATATTCTTTAGTCCATTTTTTAGCGAGGTGTTTTTTTAATTTGTAGAAAGATTTACTTTCCCAAACATGACTTTTAATAAGGCGCTCTTTATTTTTCCTGAAATAAGAATAGGATCTATCGGCAATGACTAATAATAAAGTGTGGTCATTCCATATAGTAATATCCTTCGTGTTTTGTAGTATGTTTATTCCATTTTCTTTAATAATTTTTTTTTGTTTAGACTCGCCAATGACCTTTTCAAAATCATTAGCACTATTCAAGTTCATTACAAATGTGTGGTAGTTAATACTATCAGTTTGCTTAAAAGCATAATAAGATTTATTCTTTAAACTAAAGCCAATATCAGCCACAGAGTTTACCTTTTCTTTTCTTTTTCGGTTAACAGATTTCAGTACTTTTTTTCCGAAGCTTGAGTTGTCGAATAAATGAATATCTAATAAATCTAAAATATTATTGCCATTAATACTAACAACAAGGTCAGAGCTTTGGGCTATTTTACGATCCAATCGTTGGCTAAACGAAAGTGAGGCATACATTAGACATAAGAATAGTAGTGTTTTTTTCATTGCGTAGGTGTATTATTTAGTTTAAAAAAATTTGGTTTTTGATACTTTCTTTTCCATTAACGAGCTCATTTCCTTTTACCATGAGCAGTATCGCTTTTTTGTTAGGAGACCGTTTAGCTTTGGTATTAGAAAAATGGGTTATTGGACGGCTAAAGCGATATATGGTTGTAAGTGAGGCATTATTAAAAATAGCTTTATCCTTTTTCTTAACCTTAGCAAAAAACTCTTTAACATTGTAATGATAGCTTCTTTTGAATAATCCTTTTTTTGTATTGAAAGAGAAGTGTTTGTGCTTTTTTATTTTAGAGCCATTTTTTTGATTGCTAAAGGACGCAATTACTTCATTTAATACTTCAACAGAAGTAAAATTACAAGTAATGCTAAAAATATAATCTTTAAAATTACTAGATACTTTGAGTTCAGAAGTCCCCTTAATTTTGGAAATTTTGTTTTTAATATTATTTAGCTCCCGTTCTATCTCTTTTTGGGAAGGTACTTTGTAATTATGAATACTATCAAGTAACATAATAGAAGCTAATTTTGTACGACTTTGACTTAAGTTGAGGGTGATAGCAATTTTTCCGCTACCATCTTTTGATAAGCTGATTTCCTCTATAGCTTCAAAGCAACTGAAGCAAAAAACTAAAGAGAATAGCAATAGGATTTTGGATATTTTATACATAGCTGTTTTTACTAAACAGGGCAAAGATACAGAATTATTAGAAGAAAGAGAATTAAAAAAAATCTTATGTAACATTTACCAGAAACAATACAAGATAGCATTATGTTTTACGTAAGGCTTCGCAGAATTTTGTACTTTTGTCAGCCAATGAAGCCAGTAGAGCAAATAAAATTACCGATCCAAAATGAAATGGAACTCTTTGAAACAAAATTCAAGGAGGCAATGCTTTCTAAAATTCCATTACTAAACAGAGTAACTTATTATATTATAAGAAGAAAAGGAAAGCAAATGAGGCCTATGTTTGTGTTTTTGGTAGCAAAGATGGTTTCAGATGGAGGATTTGATGAAAGAACCTATAGAGGAGCTTCTGTAGTAGAGCTAATTCATACCGCTACTTTAGTACATGATGATGTTGTAGATGATAGTAATAGAAGAAGAGGCTTTTTTTCGATTAATGCGCTATGGAAAAATAAAATAGCGGTTTTGGTAGGTGATTTTTTATTATCAAAAGGATTGTTGCTATCTATAGATAATGAGGATTTTGATATATTAAAGCTTATTTCAATAGCTGTGAGAGAAATGAGCGAAGGAGAGTTGTTGCAAATTGAAAAGGCTAGAAAATTAGACATTACAGAAGAAGTGTATTTTGAAATTATTCGCCAAAAAACAGCAACTTTGATAGCGGCGTGCTGCGGGATTGGGGCGGCCTCTGTAGGAGCGAGTAACGAAACGGTACAGCAAATGAGAAAATTTGGGGAATACATAGGAATTGCATTTCAAATTAAGGATGATTTGTTTGATTATACTGAAGATAAGATAGGAAAACCGACAGGGATTGACATTAAAGAGCAAAAAATGACGCTTCCTCTAATTTATACATTAAATACCTGTTTAGCTAAAGAAAAAGCATGGTTAATCAATAGTGTTAAAAAGCATAATAAAGATAAAAGAAGAGTGAAAGAAGTAATTGCATTTGTAAAAAAGAATGGAGGATTGGAGTACACAGTTCAAAAAATGCACGACTATAAAAACAAAGCATTGGCTATATTAGAAAATTATCCAGAATCAACATATAAAAAGTCTTTACAGCAAATGATAGACTACGTTGTAGAAAGGAAAATTTAATTTAGGAAAAAGAAAAACTTTCGATTACTAGTAAGAAATTAAGGTAAAAATAAAACCTCGAAGAATTCACTTCGAGGTTTTATTTTTGGTATGTAAATGAATTTAAGATTACATCATTCCTGGCATTCCACCACCCATTGGAGGCATTCCACCAGCAGGAGTTTCTTCTTTGATATCAACTAAGGCACATTCAGTAGTTAAGATCATTCCAGCAACAGAAGCAGCATTTTCCAAGGCTACACGAGTCACTTTTTTAGGATCAATAATTCCTGCTTTAAGCATATTTACATATGCTTCAGACTTAGCATCATAACCAAAGTCTTTTTCGCCTTCTAATACCTTATTGATCACTACAGAACCTTCTCCACCTGCATTCTCAACAATAGTTCTTAAAGGGGCTTCAATAGCTTTATTTACAATTTGAATACCTGTTGTTTCATCTAAGTTTTCAGTAGCAAGAGTTTCTAATGTTTTTTTAGAGCGAACTAAAGCAACACCACCCCCGGCAACAATACCTTCTTCAACAGCTGCACGAGTTGCATGTAAAGCATCATCTACACGATCTTTCTTTTCTTTCATTTCAACCTCAGAGGCCGCTCCTACATATAAAACAGCAACACCTCCAGCTAATTTAGCTAGGCGTTCTTGTAGTTTTTCTTTATCGTAATCAGAAGTAGTAGTTTCTATCTGTGCTTTTATTTGGTTTACTCTAGCTTTAATTTGAGTAGCATCTCCAGCACCATTAACAACAGTCGTATTGTCTTTATCTATAGTTACTGTTTCAGCGGTACCCAATAAATCTAAAGTAGCGTTTTCTAGAGAAAAACCTCTTTCTTCAGAAATTACAGTACCTCCAGTTAAGATAGCGATATCCTCTAGCATGGCTTTTCTTCTATCACCGAAACCAGGAGCCTTTACAGCGGCAATCTTTAAGCCTCCTCTTAATTTATTAACCACTAAAGTAGCCAATGCTTGCCCATCTACATCTTCAGCAATAATCACTAAAGGACGACCAGATTGGGCAACAGGTTCTAATATAGGAAGAATTTCTTGTAGGTTAGAAATTTTCTTATCGAATAATAAAATATATGGGTTTTCTAAGTCAGCAATCATTTTATCAGCGTCAGTCACAAAGTAAGGAGATAAATAACCTCTATCAAACTGCATTCCTTCAACAACATCAACATATGTTTCTGTACCTTTGGCCTCCTCAACAGTAATAACACCTTCTTTTCCTACCTTATTGAAAGCAGTAGCGATTAAGTCACCAATAACACTGTCGTTATTTGCAGAAATAGAGGCTACTTGCTGAATTTTTTCAGAAGAGCTACCCACTTCTTCAGACTGTTTTTCTAAATCATTTACTATAGAAGTTACGGCCTTGTCAATACCTCTTTTTAAATCCATTGGATTTGCGCCAGCAGCTACATTTTTTAATCCTTCTTTAACGATAGCTTGTGCCAATACAGTAGCAGTAGTAGTTCCATCACCAGCCAAATCATTGGTTTTAGAGGCCACTTCTTTTACCATTTGAGCCCCCATGTTTTCAAGGGTGTCTTCTAACTCTATTTCTTTTGCAACAGTAACTCCGTCTTTAGTAACATGAGGAGCTCCAAAAGATTTGGAGATAATTACATTTCTACCTTTTGGACCTAAGGTTACTTTTACCGCGTTTGCTAATGCATCTACTCCGCGTTTTAAACCGTCACGTGCATCTACATCAAATTTTATATCTTTTGCCATTTTCTTTTAAGTTGTTTGCCTTTTCGGCTTAATTTTAATAAATTTCTTTAGTAAGTTATGGAAGATTAAAGAATAGCGAAGATGTCGCTTTCTCTCATTATTAAATAATCTTTCCCTTCTAATTTTAATTCTGTTCCAGCGTACTTTCCATATAAAACAGTATCACCCACTTTTACAGTTAAAGGCTCATCTTTAGTTCCTGTACCTACTGCAACGATAGTGCCTTTTTGTGGCTTTTCTTTTGCATTGTCAGGAATTATGATTCCTGAAGCTGTAGTGGTTTCAGCGGCAGCTGGTTCTACAAGAACTCTGTCTGCTAAAGGTTTTAAGTTTAATCCCATTTTATTGTTTAATTAAGTTATTTATG from Tenacibaculum maritimum NCIMB 2154 includes the following:
- the queA gene encoding tRNA preQ1(34) S-adenosylmethionine ribosyltransferase-isomerase QueA, which translates into the protein MKLSHFDFELPNELLAEYPSEHRDESRLMVVHRDTQKIEHKQFKDLIEYFDEGDVMMLNNTKVFPARMYGNKEKTGARIEVFLLRELNAENRLWDVLVDPARKIRIGNKLFFGEDETLVAEVIDNTTSRGRTLRFLFDGSYEEFRQKLLELGETPLPKYINREVEPEDDERYQTIFAKNEGAVAAPTAGLHFSKHLMKRLEIKGVDFAEMTLHVGLGTFNPVEVEDLSKHKMDSEQIIIPKESAGRVNLAKQQRKKVCAVGTTVMRTVESSVSANQELNDFEGWTNKFIFPPYDFSIANCMITNFHTPKSTLLMMTAAFGGYDLIMEAYKEAVKEGYRFYSYGDAMLIL
- the rlmN gene encoding 23S rRNA (adenine(2503)-C(2))-methyltransferase RlmN yields the protein MKTKKKDIRALTKDQLRDFFVENGDKAFRGNQVYEWLWSKTAHSFKDMTNISLKTREMLEENFVINHIKVDAMQRSKDGTVKNAVRLHDGLVVESVLIPTETRTTACVSSQVGCSLDCKFCATARLKRMRNLNPDEIYDQVAAINQESLLYHNRKLTNIVFMGMGEPLMNYKNVITSIEKITSPEGLGMSPKRITVSTSGVPKMIQKMADDEVKFNLAVSLHSAIDEVRTAIMPFNSKMNLESLKEALIYWYEKTKRMVTYEYVVWDGINDRKEDIEALIKFCKYIPCKVNLIEYNPIDDGAFQQASSAAINNYISNLEMHDIVVNVRRSRGKDIDAACGQLANKS
- a CDS encoding polyprenyl synthetase family protein, producing the protein MKPVEQIKLPIQNEMELFETKFKEAMLSKIPLLNRVTYYIIRRKGKQMRPMFVFLVAKMVSDGGFDERTYRGASVVELIHTATLVHDDVVDDSNRRRGFFSINALWKNKIAVLVGDFLLSKGLLLSIDNEDFDILKLISIAVREMSEGELLQIEKARKLDITEEVYFEIIRQKTATLIAACCGIGAASVGASNETVQQMRKFGEYIGIAFQIKDDLFDYTEDKIGKPTGIDIKEQKMTLPLIYTLNTCLAKEKAWLINSVKKHNKDKRRVKEVIAFVKKNGGLEYTVQKMHDYKNKALAILENYPESTYKKSLQQMIDYVVERKI
- the groL gene encoding chaperonin GroEL (60 kDa chaperone family; promotes refolding of misfolded polypeptides especially under stressful conditions; forms two stacked rings of heptamers to form a barrel-shaped 14mer; ends can be capped by GroES; misfolded proteins enter the barrel where they are refolded when GroES binds), with the translated sequence MAKDIKFDVDARDGLKRGVDALANAVKVTLGPKGRNVIISKSFGAPHVTKDGVTVAKEIELEDTLENMGAQMVKEVASKTNDLAGDGTTTATVLAQAIVKEGLKNVAAGANPMDLKRGIDKAVTSIVNDLEKQSEEVGSSSEKIQQVASISANNDSVIGDLIATAFNKVGKEGVITVEEAKGTETYVDVVEGMQFDRGYLSPYFVTDADKMIADLENPYILLFDKKISNLQEILPILEPVAQSGRPLVIIAEDVDGQALATLVVNKLRGGLKIAAVKAPGFGDRRKAMLEDIAILTGGTVISEERGFSLENATLDLLGTAETVTIDKDNTTVVNGAGDATQIKARVNQIKAQIETTTSDYDKEKLQERLAKLAGGVAVLYVGAASEVEMKEKKDRVDDALHATRAAVEEGIVAGGGVALVRSKKTLETLATENLDETTGIQIVNKAIEAPLRTIVENAGGEGSVVINKVLEGEKDFGYDAKSEAYVNMLKAGIIDPKKVTRVALENAASVAGMILTTECALVDIKEETPAGGMPPMGGGMPGMM
- a CDS encoding co-chaperone GroES, giving the protein MGLNLKPLADRVLVEPAAAETTTASGIIIPDNAKEKPQKGTIVAVGTGTKDEPLTVKVGDTVLYGKYAGTELKLEGKDYLIMRESDIFAIL